Below is a window of Halomicrobium mukohataei DSM 12286 DNA.
TCGTCTACGACCTCGATGGCACGCTCGTGCGTCTGGCCGTCGACTGGGACGCGGTCGCGAGCGACGTCGACGACGTGTTGCGAGAACGCGGCGTCGACACGGCGGGCCACTCGCTGTGGGACATGCTCGAACTCTCGGAGGAGCGGGGCCACCGCGACGCGGTCGAGTCGGCCATCGCCGATCACGAACGACCGGGAGCGCGCGACTCGGAGCGACTCCCGCTGCTCGACGAACTGCCCCTGGACGTTCCCGTCGGCGTGTGTTCGCTCAACTGCGAGGCCGCCTGTCGGATCGCTCTGGAGACTCACGGCGTCGACGGTCACGTCGATGCCGTCGTCGGCCGGGACTCCCTGTCGAC
It encodes the following:
- a CDS encoding HAD family hydrolase, whose amino-acid sequence is MSADYDAVVYDLDGTLVRLAVDWDAVASDVDDVLRERGVDTAGHSLWDMLELSEERGHRDAVESAIADHERPGARDSERLPLLDELPLDVPVGVCSLNCEAACRIALETHGVDGHVDAVVGRDSLSTYKPDPAPLRALLSEFDVSPSAALFVGDSDSDATAARRASMDFQWVRERHSL